One segment of Halococcus saccharolyticus DSM 5350 DNA contains the following:
- a CDS encoding NUDIX hydrolase — MSTPDSPSADAGTAHPNAGQDVIAVDADDESTGTVNRLDAHTGDGTRHRAFTVLVFDQDGRILLAQRSPEKRLWDTFWDGTVASHPVEGQTQVEATRERLVDELGITADQYEEVRVTDRFEYKRYYYDEGVEHEVCTVLKATLSDTDLDPDESEVAGLLWAPYEHLHENPRWYRQLRLCPWFEIAMRRDF; from the coding sequence ATGAGCACGCCCGACTCACCCAGTGCGGACGCCGGGACGGCCCACCCGAACGCCGGCCAGGACGTGATCGCGGTCGACGCCGACGACGAGTCGACGGGAACGGTCAACCGCCTCGACGCCCACACCGGCGACGGGACTCGCCACCGCGCGTTCACGGTGTTGGTCTTCGATCAGGACGGCCGCATCCTGCTCGCCCAACGTAGCCCGGAAAAGCGCCTCTGGGACACCTTCTGGGACGGCACCGTTGCCTCCCACCCTGTCGAGGGACAGACCCAGGTCGAGGCTACCCGCGAGCGCCTGGTCGACGAACTCGGCATCACCGCCGACCAGTACGAGGAGGTCCGGGTGACCGACCGCTTCGAGTACAAACGCTACTACTACGACGAAGGCGTCGAGCACGAGGTCTGCACCGTGCTGAAGGCCACCCTCTCGGACACCGACCTCGATCCCGACGAGAGCGAGGTCGCCGGCCTGCTGTGGGCACCCTACGAGCATCTCCACGAGAATCCACGGTGGTACCGACAGCTCCGACTCTGTCCCTGGTTCGAGATCGCGATGCGGCGCGATTTCTAA
- a CDS encoding diacylglycerol/lipid kinase family protein, which produces MTERSALTTPTRRRSIRADGGHATDVGIEASRVLVLNPVSGSADHTERIHELAADHDFTVRETNEAGDAIDFAREAADADLVAAAGGDGTIHEVVRGLYDADALDSTTVGVVPTGTGNNFAGNVGVDDVEEAFAVLETGDTRAIDLGIANGRPFVNSAIAGLTADASSETTADMKDSFGVLAYVMNTVQTAASFEGLTLDVETAADEESWRGEAAFVLIGNGRRFPVEGHTQADMEDGRFEVTIIENRPTGELVGEAAIRRLLGTDTSNITRLDTTSLSVSVRDGEPGTFSLDGEMLSARDLDVETAREALSIRVGEGYEIDPEPLD; this is translated from the coding sequence ATGACCGAACGATCGGCACTCACGACCCCGACCCGCCGGCGATCCATCCGCGCCGACGGCGGCCACGCCACCGACGTCGGGATCGAGGCGTCGCGGGTTCTCGTCTTGAACCCGGTGAGCGGGAGCGCCGATCACACCGAGCGGATCCACGAACTCGCCGCCGATCACGACTTCACCGTTCGCGAGACCAACGAGGCCGGCGACGCCATCGATTTCGCCCGCGAAGCGGCCGACGCCGACCTCGTCGCGGCCGCCGGGGGCGACGGGACGATCCACGAGGTGGTCCGAGGCCTCTACGACGCCGACGCACTCGATTCGACGACCGTCGGGGTCGTCCCGACGGGAACCGGCAACAACTTCGCCGGCAACGTCGGTGTCGACGACGTCGAAGAAGCCTTCGCGGTGCTCGAAACCGGTGACACCCGGGCGATCGATCTCGGGATCGCGAACGGCCGACCGTTCGTCAACTCCGCGATCGCGGGGCTGACCGCCGACGCGAGCTCCGAGACCACCGCCGACATGAAAGACAGCTTCGGCGTGCTCGCGTACGTGATGAACACCGTCCAAACCGCCGCGTCGTTCGAGGGACTCACGCTCGATGTCGAGACCGCCGCGGACGAGGAGTCGTGGCGCGGCGAGGCGGCGTTCGTTCTCATCGGGAACGGCCGTCGGTTCCCCGTCGAGGGTCACACCCAGGCCGACATGGAGGATGGCCGGTTCGAGGTCACCATCATCGAAAACCGGCCGACCGGGGAACTCGTCGGCGAGGCCGCCATCCGGCGGCTGCTAGGGACCGACACGTCGAACATCACCCGGCTCGACACCACTTCGCTCTCGGTGTCGGTCCGGGACGGCGAGCCGGGGACGTTCAGCCTCGACGGCGAGATGCTCTCGGCGCGCGACCTCGACGTCGAGACGGCGCGCGAGGCGCTCTCGATCCGGGTCGGCGAAGGCTACGAGATCGACCCGGAACCGCTGGACTGA
- a CDS encoding CehA/McbA family metallohydrolase has protein sequence MYRIDLHAHTRFFHGHRRLGDAYDPLGVRLLAGTARLRGLDGVATTNHDYYRSFDDELAGVAIIPGIEVSTTKGHVLVVGPDPPSETVRGELTPTEVVEIAHERDCAAIIAHPYRNSTVREVDASFDAIEVNGKHPRTRAWVERLADRHGLPMTGGSDVHYPPEVGRAYTAVDVTEPTPENVVAAIKDGRVEPRVDDWLPYQIIGRLYRYIHEDSDQFDRPEWATPGVGAPPEDD, from the coding sequence GTGTACCGGATCGACCTCCACGCACACACGCGATTCTTCCACGGTCATCGGCGGCTCGGCGACGCCTACGACCCGCTCGGGGTCCGGTTGCTCGCCGGGACCGCGCGCCTCCGCGGGCTCGACGGGGTCGCCACCACCAACCACGACTACTACCGCTCGTTCGACGACGAACTCGCCGGCGTCGCGATCATCCCCGGAATCGAGGTCTCGACGACGAAGGGCCACGTGCTCGTGGTCGGCCCCGATCCACCGTCAGAGACGGTCCGTGGAGAGCTCACACCCACAGAAGTCGTCGAGATCGCGCACGAGCGGGACTGTGCCGCGATCATCGCTCATCCTTATCGGAACTCGACAGTCAGAGAGGTCGATGCGTCGTTCGATGCCATCGAAGTCAACGGCAAACATCCCCGGACGCGGGCGTGGGTCGAACGCCTCGCCGACCGCCACGGCCTCCCGATGACCGGCGGCAGCGACGTCCATTACCCGCCGGAAGTGGGCCGGGCGTACACCGCGGTCGACGTCACCGAACCGACCCCCGAGAACGTGGTCGCAGCCATCAAGGACGGACGGGTCGAGCCACGAGTCGACGACTGGCTGCCCTACCAGATCATCGGCCGACTCTACCGGTACATCCACGAGGACAGCGACCAGTTCGACCGACCGGAATGGGCGACGCCCGGTGTCGGCGCACCACCGGAGGACGACTGA
- a CDS encoding Lrp/AsnC family transcriptional regulator — protein MDDLDRRILNVLRRDSRTPYTEIAEQVGTSEGTVRNRVEQLVDDGTIERFTVTTRTGNIKAMIEVGVAVDVDTSAVSKRMTEWPEVDFVWQVSGEEDVVLVVDAADTTAVNALITQARELDDVVSTKTRLILDERRG, from the coding sequence ATGGACGACCTCGATCGCCGCATCCTGAACGTCCTCCGGCGGGACTCCCGAACTCCCTACACCGAAATCGCCGAGCAGGTGGGGACTTCGGAGGGAACGGTCAGAAACCGCGTCGAGCAACTCGTCGACGACGGAACCATCGAACGGTTCACTGTGACCACCCGAACCGGTAATATCAAAGCGATGATCGAAGTCGGCGTCGCGGTCGACGTCGACACCTCGGCGGTCTCGAAGCGGATGACCGAGTGGCCCGAGGTTGACTTCGTCTGGCAGGTCTCGGGCGAGGAGGACGTGGTGCTCGTCGTCGATGCAGCCGATACGACCGCGGTAAACGCGCTGATCACCCAGGCTCGCGAACTCGATGACGTCGTGAGTACCAAGACCCGGCTGATCCTCGACGAACGCCGCGGGTAG
- the carA gene encoding glutamine-hydrolyzing carbamoyl-phosphate synthase small subunit encodes MTDAYVAIEGGHVLTGRARAPGTARGELVFTTAYTGYEESLTDPSYAEQVLTFSYPLIGNYGVRDERFESDRVQPTAVLARELTDDVAEWLEAEGVPAIDHLDTRDVVTDVREEGAMECGIAAGPDATSEDALAELDRCKGMSEHTDIGATVSVDEPARYEGGGAYEVALIDCGAKGSIRSSLLERGADVTVLPYDATPEDVRAVDPDLLFVSNGPGDPENFEAAQALVEEFAGELPLAGICLGQQIVAAALGGTTEKMAFGHRGVNQPVQDLDSGRVVMTTQNHGYTVTDPGELDVTQINVNDDTPEGLASDALDVITRQYHPEANPGPHDSLDFFDDVLAMADAQQIAPTAD; translated from the coding sequence ATGACGGATGCCTACGTGGCGATCGAGGGCGGCCACGTCCTGACTGGGCGTGCGCGCGCACCGGGCACGGCCCGTGGTGAACTGGTTTTCACGACCGCCTACACCGGCTACGAGGAGAGTCTCACCGATCCATCCTACGCCGAACAGGTGCTCACCTTCTCGTACCCGTTGATCGGCAACTACGGCGTCCGAGACGAGCGCTTCGAGTCGGATCGCGTCCAGCCCACGGCGGTTCTCGCACGAGAACTCACCGACGACGTTGCCGAGTGGCTCGAAGCGGAGGGCGTCCCCGCGATCGACCACCTCGACACCCGCGACGTCGTGACTGACGTCCGCGAAGAGGGTGCGATGGAGTGTGGGATCGCCGCCGGTCCCGACGCGACCTCCGAGGACGCGCTCGCCGAACTCGATCGGTGCAAGGGGATGAGCGAGCACACTGACATCGGTGCGACGGTCAGCGTCGACGAACCCGCACGCTACGAGGGCGGCGGGGCGTATGAGGTCGCGCTGATCGACTGCGGCGCGAAGGGCTCGATCCGGTCGTCGCTGCTCGAACGTGGTGCGGACGTCACCGTGCTGCCGTACGACGCCACGCCAGAAGACGTCAGGGCGGTCGACCCGGACCTCCTGTTCGTCTCGAACGGTCCTGGCGATCCCGAGAACTTCGAGGCCGCCCAAGCGCTCGTCGAGGAGTTCGCGGGCGAGCTCCCGCTCGCGGGCATCTGTCTCGGCCAGCAGATCGTCGCGGCGGCGCTCGGCGGTACCACCGAAAAGATGGCCTTCGGCCACCGTGGCGTGAACCAGCCGGTTCAGGATCTCGACTCCGGCCGCGTGGTGATGACGACCCAGAACCACGGCTACACCGTGACCGACCCCGGCGAGCTCGACGTCACGCAGATCAACGTCAACGACGACACGCCGGAAGGGCTCGCGAGCGACGCACTCGACGTCATCACCCGCCAGTACCACCCTGAGGCGAACCCTGGCCCGCACGACTCGCTCGACTTCTTCGACGACGTGCTCGCGATGGCGGACGCCCAGCAGATCGCCCCGACCGCGGACTGA
- the dnaG gene encoding DNA primase DnaG: MEDSAKYLIHADVTAEGVVERNDVVGAVFGQTEGLLGDDLDLRTLQDASKVGRIDVTINSRNGQSFGRITIASGLDKVETAILGASLETIDRIGPCRSTVDVDRIEDVRAAKRREVVDRAKALLGAFEETTMSSAELVEAVRESARTGEITTYEGLPAGPRVADADAIIVVEGRADVLTLLGYGVKNAIAVEGTNVPDAVAALTTERTTTAFLDGDRGGDLILKELDQVGDVDYVAVAPTGESVEDLSREAALSALREKVAYDLVAGASSPREAVAATDGSLRPAPESAGPAPPVEPDGMAGPNALAGQVETAVDDAAGDSATESAASTELPSTEPDSTDKGDETGEQATTERAGSAGGDAGGETTGETDEPGSDEPADSDPTDDESPDTEPDAAPEPETLQGHVRAVIDDGSELVRLLDTEFETVAEAPAAAAFDTIAEATAVPASVVLDGELSQRVLDIAAQRGVEQIVARSEGEFVKKPTGVRVRTAAQLRPESDGEADSSSAPGKSTSD; this comes from the coding sequence ATGGAGGACTCAGCGAAGTATCTGATTCACGCGGACGTCACCGCCGAGGGGGTGGTGGAGCGCAACGACGTTGTCGGCGCGGTCTTCGGCCAGACTGAGGGTCTGCTCGGCGACGATCTCGATCTCCGAACGCTCCAGGACGCCTCGAAGGTCGGCCGGATCGACGTGACGATCAACTCTCGCAACGGCCAGTCGTTCGGCCGTATCACCATCGCGAGCGGGCTCGACAAGGTCGAAACGGCGATCCTCGGCGCGTCGCTCGAAACCATCGACCGGATCGGGCCGTGTCGCTCGACCGTCGACGTCGACCGAATCGAGGACGTCCGGGCGGCCAAACGCCGCGAGGTGGTCGATCGCGCGAAAGCACTGCTGGGCGCGTTCGAGGAGACCACGATGAGCTCGGCGGAGCTCGTCGAGGCCGTCCGCGAGAGCGCACGCACCGGAGAGATCACCACCTACGAGGGACTACCGGCCGGCCCACGGGTCGCCGACGCCGACGCGATCATCGTCGTCGAGGGGCGGGCGGACGTGCTCACTCTGCTCGGGTACGGCGTCAAAAACGCCATCGCGGTCGAGGGAACCAACGTCCCCGACGCGGTCGCTGCGCTCACCACGGAACGCACGACGACTGCCTTCCTCGACGGTGACCGTGGTGGCGACCTGATCCTGAAGGAACTCGATCAGGTCGGCGACGTCGACTACGTCGCGGTCGCGCCCACAGGCGAAAGCGTCGAGGACCTCTCGCGCGAGGCGGCGCTGTCTGCGCTCCGCGAGAAGGTCGCCTACGATCTCGTCGCGGGCGCGAGCAGCCCGCGCGAGGCCGTCGCCGCCACCGACGGCAGTTTGCGGCCCGCACCCGAGAGCGCCGGACCCGCGCCGCCGGTCGAACCCGACGGTATGGCCGGACCGAACGCCCTCGCTGGCCAGGTCGAGACAGCGGTGGACGACGCTGCCGGCGATTCGGCGACCGAATCGGCCGCATCGACGGAACTGCCTTCGACGGAACCGGATTCGACGGACAAAGGGGACGAAACCGGGGAGCAGGCAACGACCGAGAGAGCCGGATCGGCCGGAGGCGACGCTGGCGGTGAGACGACCGGCGAGACGGACGAACCGGGAAGCGACGAACCAGCGGACAGCGATCCGACGGACGACGAGTCGCCCGACACCGAACCGGACGCCGCGCCCGAGCCCGAAACGCTTCAGGGACACGTCAGAGCGGTCATCGACGACGGATCCGAGCTCGTCCGGCTGCTCGACACCGAGTTCGAGACGGTGGCCGAGGCCCCGGCGGCGGCGGCGTTCGATACCATCGCCGAGGCGACGGCGGTGCCAGCGAGCGTGGTGCTCGACGGCGAACTCTCCCAGCGCGTGCTCGACATCGCCGCTCAGCGCGGCGTCGAGCAGATCGTCGCGCGTTCGGAGGGCGAGTTCGTCAAGAAACCCACCGGCGTTCGGGTGCGAACGGCGGCTCAGCTCCGACCCGAATCCGACGGGGAGGCCGATTCGTCGTCAGCGCCTGGCAAGTCGACCTCGGACTGA
- a CDS encoding GNAT family N-acetyltransferase, with amino-acid sequence MTREAIRDDLTTLLAIQSTSLDSTWPDLLHAGIDGPPLVLVAGQPPVGYALAITGDPAYLAELAVAPDHRGSGHGSALLTALIERVGDSELRLTTRADATDARRFYERHDFTVAERLPGHYDGDDGLLLVRQSEVDLPGADDESASPSDSGRS; translated from the coding sequence ATGACGCGCGAGGCGATCCGCGACGACCTCACGACGCTGCTCGCCATTCAGTCGACATCGCTCGATTCGACGTGGCCCGACCTCCTCCACGCGGGAATCGACGGCCCACCGTTGGTCCTCGTCGCCGGACAGCCGCCGGTGGGCTACGCGCTCGCGATCACGGGCGATCCCGCCTACCTCGCCGAACTCGCGGTCGCGCCCGATCATCGAGGGTCGGGCCACGGCTCGGCGCTTCTCACTGCACTCATCGAACGCGTGGGCGACAGCGAACTCCGACTCACGACCCGCGCAGACGCCACGGACGCACGACGGTTCTACGAGCGCCACGACTTCACGGTCGCCGAGCGGTTGCCGGGCCACTACGACGGCGACGACGGTCTCTTGCTCGTCCGTCAGTCCGAGGTCGACTTGCCAGGCGCTGACGACGAATCGGCCTCCCCGTCGGATTCGGGTCGGAGCTGA
- a CDS encoding DUF92 domain-containing protein, whose translation MTSTVRRAGAFALVGALSLAAPLFGPAIAAPFALIAGLAAFVIDDGPVFELFARSGDRQERTLYGLAGFALAIAGLALFSSVFDMPMFVFVASVLVLSGGTFAEAVAQEWRGTPIAGVVGFVVGGTLAGVAGQLVVGLAAPAPPPALAVFYAASGALLGALVRSVLFERDDPLVLFSMGLLLWLLAALSPSVPATGIGLALAVTAGFGYLAYALDTASIPGMVTGVLSGLLMIVLGGFGWFALLIAFFAGGGLATKFRYDRKRQRGIAEDDGGARGSGNVLANAAVALAAVLGYAAAPLHPAGGELFRFVFAGSIAAAMADTLSSEIGGLYDTPRLITTLEPVPPGTDGGVTWQGVLAGLGGAALVAGLAALVFDVTPAGAAIIAAAGVAGMVVDSLLGALFENQRFDSLLPGANDAAGTDRDLGLLGSLEFDNRTVNFLATLAAALVCAALAVSIGLAPG comes from the coding sequence GTGACATCCACCGTCCGGCGGGCGGGCGCGTTCGCACTCGTCGGCGCGCTCTCGCTCGCCGCGCCCCTCTTCGGCCCCGCGATCGCGGCCCCGTTCGCGCTGATCGCCGGCCTCGCGGCCTTCGTGATCGACGACGGGCCGGTGTTCGAGCTGTTCGCCCGGTCCGGTGATCGTCAGGAGCGCACGCTCTACGGGCTCGCTGGCTTCGCGCTCGCCATCGCGGGGCTCGCGCTGTTCTCGTCGGTGTTCGACATGCCGATGTTCGTGTTCGTGGCGAGCGTGCTCGTGCTCTCGGGCGGCACTTTCGCTGAGGCGGTGGCCCAGGAGTGGCGGGGGACGCCGATCGCGGGCGTCGTCGGGTTCGTGGTCGGTGGGACCCTCGCGGGTGTGGCGGGCCAGCTCGTGGTCGGACTCGCGGCCCCCGCGCCACCACCCGCACTCGCGGTCTTTTACGCTGCCAGCGGGGCGTTGCTCGGCGCGCTGGTGCGATCGGTGCTGTTCGAACGCGACGATCCCCTCGTGCTGTTCTCGATGGGGCTGCTCCTCTGGCTGCTGGCCGCCCTCTCGCCGTCGGTCCCTGCCACCGGGATCGGTCTCGCGCTCGCGGTCACCGCCGGGTTCGGGTATCTCGCGTACGCGCTCGACACCGCCTCGATCCCGGGGATGGTGACGGGGGTGCTCTCGGGACTGTTGATGATCGTCCTCGGCGGATTCGGCTGGTTCGCGCTCCTCATCGCCTTCTTCGCGGGCGGCGGGCTCGCCACCAAGTTCCGATACGACCGGAAGCGCCAGCGCGGAATCGCCGAGGACGACGGCGGCGCGCGCGGCAGCGGGAACGTCCTCGCGAACGCCGCGGTCGCACTGGCGGCGGTGCTCGGCTACGCCGCGGCCCCGCTGCATCCCGCCGGCGGCGAACTGTTCCGATTCGTCTTCGCCGGATCGATCGCCGCCGCGATGGCCGATACGCTGTCGAGTGAGATCGGCGGCCTCTACGATACGCCGCGACTCATCACGACGCTCGAACCCGTTCCGCCAGGCACTGACGGCGGCGTGACGTGGCAGGGTGTACTCGCCGGACTCGGCGGTGCGGCGCTGGTCGCCGGACTTGCCGCGCTCGTGTTCGACGTGACTCCTGCTGGCGCGGCGATCATCGCCGCAGCAGGCGTTGCTGGAATGGTGGTCGACAGCCTCCTCGGGGCGCTGTTCGAGAACCAGCGCTTCGACAGTCTCCTCCCGGGTGCGAACGACGCTGCGGGAACCGACCGAGACCTCGGTTTGCTCGGCAGTTTGGAGTTCGACAACCGGACCGTGAACTTCCTCGCGACGCTCGCGGCCGCGCTGGTCTGTGCGGCACTCGCCGTGAGTATCGGCCTCGCACCGGGATGA
- a CDS encoding undecaprenyl diphosphate synthase family protein, whose protein sequence is MGLYDRYLASRVRRNPAPLPERVAVVIAERDLLEDGAYRTLEDCFAWAFEYGADRVLVYVSVLDTGAVPAIRRVFERCDAPRELAVRGPDDAERADAPIQVSIGLGGKHEFAAAVRGVATQVEAGTLAPGDVDGDAIEERLVFPIDPDLVIKTGAERLSDFMIWQSVYSELHFTDVNWRDFRKRDYLRALQDYQNRQRRYGQ, encoded by the coding sequence GTGGGACTCTACGATCGGTATCTCGCCAGCCGGGTCCGTCGGAACCCGGCCCCGCTGCCCGAGCGGGTCGCGGTGGTCATCGCCGAGCGCGATCTCCTGGAAGACGGAGCCTACCGTACCCTCGAAGACTGTTTCGCGTGGGCGTTCGAGTACGGAGCCGACCGCGTACTGGTGTACGTTAGCGTGCTCGATACCGGCGCTGTGCCCGCCATCCGACGAGTCTTCGAGCGGTGTGACGCACCGCGCGAACTCGCGGTCCGGGGGCCCGACGACGCCGAGCGCGCCGACGCCCCCATCCAGGTCAGTATCGGTCTCGGCGGCAAACACGAGTTCGCGGCGGCAGTACGCGGGGTCGCAACCCAGGTCGAGGCCGGCACGCTCGCACCCGGCGACGTCGACGGCGACGCGATCGAGGAGCGGCTGGTCTTTCCGATCGATCCCGATCTCGTGATCAAGACCGGTGCGGAGCGCCTCTCGGATTTCATGATCTGGCAGTCCGTGTATTCGGAGCTCCACTTCACCGACGTAAACTGGCGAGACTTCCGGAAGCGCGACTATCTGCGGGCTCTCCAGGACTATCAGAACCGA